One part of the Sorangiineae bacterium MSr11954 genome encodes these proteins:
- a CDS encoding acyl-CoA desaturase — MNTIRRTVRLPVSLDDAEIEEFGRELDTIQNEIKASLGERDRHYILRLIKLQRSMALVARLVIFASIAFLPRWGHAAAGWGAFFAVLGLGTIGLGLAKILENMEIGHNVMHGQWDWMHDPQINSTTWEWDNVCPSDQWKHSHNVVHHTWTNVLGKDRDVGYEILRVTGEQPWHPAYLFQPVYNFVLAMLFEWGVALHDLDIHGIRLRRAMLPEDRRVLLGIAKKAWRQVMKDYVLWPLLAGPFFFWVLGANAVANWMRNVWSYAIIFCGHFPEGVHVFTEEQVRGETRARWYLRQLLGSCNIEGGKLFHVLSGNLSHQIEHHLFPDMPSHRYAEASQRVRALCARYGLPYNSGSLARQFGTTTAKIFRFSLPSARGAVRSVVR, encoded by the coding sequence ATGAATACGATACGCCGCACCGTGCGCCTTCCCGTTTCCCTCGACGATGCCGAGATCGAAGAGTTCGGCCGCGAGCTCGATACCATTCAAAACGAAATCAAAGCGAGCCTCGGTGAGCGCGACCGACACTACATCTTGCGGCTCATCAAGCTCCAGCGGAGCATGGCGCTCGTGGCGCGGCTCGTCATCTTTGCCAGCATCGCCTTCCTTCCGCGATGGGGCCACGCCGCCGCCGGGTGGGGAGCCTTCTTTGCCGTGTTGGGCCTCGGCACCATCGGCCTCGGGCTGGCCAAGATCCTGGAGAACATGGAGATTGGCCACAATGTGATGCACGGCCAGTGGGATTGGATGCACGATCCGCAAATCAATTCGACCACCTGGGAGTGGGACAACGTTTGCCCCTCCGACCAGTGGAAGCACTCTCACAACGTCGTGCACCATACGTGGACCAATGTGCTCGGCAAAGATCGGGACGTGGGCTACGAGATCTTGCGCGTCACGGGCGAGCAGCCCTGGCACCCGGCGTATTTGTTTCAGCCGGTGTACAACTTCGTTCTCGCCATGTTGTTCGAGTGGGGGGTGGCGCTCCACGATCTCGATATCCACGGCATTCGCCTGCGGCGCGCGATGCTCCCCGAGGATCGGCGGGTGCTCCTCGGGATCGCCAAGAAGGCGTGGCGCCAGGTCATGAAGGATTACGTGCTCTGGCCGCTGCTCGCGGGGCCGTTCTTCTTCTGGGTGCTCGGGGCCAACGCGGTGGCCAATTGGATGCGCAATGTGTGGTCGTACGCGATCATCTTTTGCGGGCACTTCCCGGAGGGGGTTCACGTCTTCACCGAGGAGCAGGTTCGAGGTGAGACGCGCGCCCGGTGGTATTTGCGGCAGCTGCTCGGCTCGTGCAACATCGAGGGCGGCAAGCTGTTTCACGTGCTGAGCGGGAACCTGAGCCACCAGATCGAGCACCACTTGTTCCCCGACATGCCGAGCCATCGCTACGCGGAGGCCTCGCAGCGCGTGCGCGCCCTCTGCGCCCGCTATGGGCTCCCGTACAACTCGGGATCGCTCGCGCGCCAGTTCGGCACGACCACCGCCAAGATCTTTCGATTTTCCCTGCCGAGCGCGCGCGGCGCCGTGCGGAGCGTCGTAAGATGA
- a CDS encoding ferredoxin reductase: MATPLRPSHYLELVHPLWGTHHLQARVESVWDETSDARTLTLRPGRGFRAHRAGQHVRVGVVIGGRRMTRTYSISSSPDRADGCFTITVKTFEDARVSRYLVREAAPGTLLSIGQPQGDFRLPDATPVRPLFITAGSGITPIMSMLRTFALRRAMPDAVHIHYAPHARDVIFGAELERLAKAEPQYRLHTIFTRDAPRTTSAVAEPTRDVTGTTSAVAESARSVAEPTSAVAEPTRGVAETTRDATRRARHFSEHQLEHLCPDWHTRDVWACGPQSLLDALGAHFARAGRAAHFHVERFTAKLAELPADAAGGTVRFCKSGVEARADGKKALLRVAEDAGIAAPHGCRMGVCHTCDATLIAGSVRDLRSGLELDEPGTRVQLCVAAAAGNVEIEL, from the coding sequence GTGGCAACGCCGCTGCGGCCATCACACTATTTGGAGCTGGTGCATCCGCTTTGGGGGACGCACCACCTGCAGGCGCGCGTCGAATCGGTGTGGGACGAGACGAGCGACGCGCGAACGCTCACCTTGCGGCCCGGGCGCGGTTTTCGGGCTCATCGCGCCGGGCAGCATGTGCGCGTCGGCGTGGTGATCGGTGGAAGAAGGATGACGCGAACGTATTCGATTTCGTCGTCGCCCGATCGCGCGGATGGCTGCTTCACCATCACCGTGAAGACCTTCGAGGACGCGCGCGTGTCGCGCTATCTCGTGCGCGAGGCGGCGCCGGGGACGTTGCTTTCCATCGGGCAGCCGCAGGGCGATTTCCGGCTGCCCGATGCGACGCCCGTGCGGCCCCTCTTCATCACCGCGGGGAGCGGCATTACGCCCATCATGAGCATGCTCCGCACGTTTGCGCTGCGCCGCGCGATGCCCGACGCGGTCCATATCCATTATGCGCCGCATGCGCGCGACGTCATTTTCGGAGCCGAGCTCGAACGGCTCGCCAAGGCCGAACCCCAGTATCGGCTTCATACCATCTTCACGCGCGATGCCCCCAGAACGACGAGCGCCGTCGCTGAACCTACGAGAGACGTTACTGGAACGACGAGCGCCGTCGCTGAATCCGCGCGAAGCGTCGCTGAACCTACGAGCGCCGTCGCTGAACCTACGCGCGGCGTTGCCGAAACGACGAGAGACGCTACCCGCCGCGCGCGGCACTTCTCAGAACACCAGCTCGAGCACCTGTGCCCCGATTGGCACACGCGAGACGTATGGGCCTGCGGCCCGCAAAGCCTCCTCGACGCGCTGGGTGCCCACTTCGCGCGCGCCGGCCGAGCGGCACACTTTCACGTCGAGCGATTCACGGCAAAGCTCGCAGAGCTCCCGGCCGACGCTGCCGGCGGGACCGTGCGCTTTTGCAAGAGCGGTGTCGAGGCCCGCGCCGATGGAAAGAAGGCGCTCCTGCGGGTGGCCGAAGACGCCGGCATCGCCGCGCCGCACGGATGCCGCATGGGCGTGTGCCATACGTGCGACGCTACCTTGATTGCCGGCTCCGTGCGCGACCTGCGGAGCGGCCTCGAACTCGATGAACCTGGTACGCGCGTGCAGCTGTGCGTCGCGGCCGCTGCTGGAAATGTGGAGATCGAGCTATGA
- a CDS encoding redoxin family protein, with the protein MRTAQANRFGRFGAAVLSMTLAACAQTPPAPSVAAEPSPQPAKLTAARTETPSPRASAEESLQGDKPPEWQPTRWLNSPPLRLAELRGKVVLVRWWTAGCPFCSASAPALRRFHAEYGPKGLVVVGMYHHKDEGAFEPRVYEDTAKRYGFTFPLAFDPEWRTLKSWLHGVDTGWTSVTFVLDKEGTVRHVHPGGQYVEGDPAHAKLRTVVEQLLAENDRR; encoded by the coding sequence ATGCGAACGGCACAAGCGAACAGGTTCGGGCGTTTCGGGGCGGCCGTGCTCTCCATGACCCTGGCCGCCTGCGCGCAAACGCCCCCGGCGCCATCGGTCGCCGCCGAGCCCTCACCGCAACCGGCGAAGCTCACGGCAGCGCGCACCGAAACACCATCGCCTCGAGCGAGCGCTGAGGAGTCCCTCCAGGGCGACAAGCCCCCCGAGTGGCAACCCACGCGATGGCTCAACTCGCCCCCTCTCCGCCTGGCGGAGCTTCGGGGCAAGGTCGTCCTCGTTCGATGGTGGACGGCCGGCTGCCCTTTTTGCTCGGCCAGCGCGCCGGCGCTCCGCAGGTTTCACGCGGAGTACGGGCCCAAAGGCCTCGTCGTGGTGGGGATGTACCATCACAAGGACGAAGGTGCCTTCGAGCCGCGCGTTTATGAAGATACGGCAAAGCGTTATGGGTTTACGTTCCCCCTCGCCTTCGATCCCGAGTGGCGCACGCTCAAGAGCTGGCTCCACGGCGTCGACACCGGTTGGACCAGCGTAACGTTCGTGCTCGACAAAGAGGGAACCGTGCGCCACGTCCACCCCGGCGGACAATACGTCGAGGGCGACCCAGCCCACGCCAAGCTCCGAACCGTCGTCGAGCAGCTCCTCGCCGAGAACGACCGCCGATGA
- a CDS encoding DMT family transporter, whose amino-acid sequence MDRAMARGVAAACGAQCILGASAAVSALLVKYPVFGAQAIRYTVAALILVGIARARGLRFVPLDRRDTLRLLLLAMTGLVGFNVCIQLSLRYTAPTTLGTLIACTPVVLALVTPLLERERPSLQLLGAGALVSSGAAITQGFGGGHPLGFLFASGALAGEVLFSLLAVPLLPKLGPFRLSAYLCVVAIPMFLALGLIVDGSNVVRVPTRIELASLIYLTVVLSALAFLLWYSGLSRLGAERAGLFTGIVPIVAAATSALLGTGRPGVVELVGAVLVGAGVVAGLRAKPRASREAPAHVCCEGLPQAE is encoded by the coding sequence GGCGCGCGGCGTGGCGGCGGCGTGCGGTGCCCAATGCATTCTGGGGGCTTCGGCGGCCGTGTCGGCTTTGCTGGTAAAATACCCTGTTTTCGGTGCCCAAGCGATTCGCTACACGGTCGCCGCGCTGATCCTGGTGGGCATTGCGCGCGCGCGCGGCCTCCGCTTCGTCCCGCTCGATCGGCGCGATACGCTGCGGCTCCTGCTCCTGGCCATGACGGGGCTGGTTGGCTTCAACGTCTGCATCCAGCTCTCCCTCCGCTACACGGCGCCGACCACCTTGGGCACCCTCATCGCGTGCACGCCGGTGGTCCTTGCGTTGGTGACACCGCTGCTCGAGCGCGAGCGTCCGAGCTTGCAGCTCCTGGGCGCGGGCGCGCTCGTTTCATCGGGCGCGGCCATCACGCAAGGCTTTGGCGGGGGCCACCCGCTCGGGTTTCTCTTCGCCTCCGGCGCGCTGGCGGGCGAGGTCCTCTTCTCGCTTTTGGCCGTTCCGCTCTTGCCCAAGCTCGGGCCCTTTCGCCTCTCTGCTTATCTTTGCGTGGTGGCCATACCGATGTTCTTGGCGCTCGGGCTCATCGTCGATGGATCGAACGTCGTGCGCGTTCCCACTCGGATCGAGCTTGCTTCCTTGATTTATCTTACCGTCGTCCTCAGCGCGCTGGCGTTCCTACTTTGGTATTCGGGCCTGTCGCGGCTCGGGGCCGAGCGCGCGGGGCTCTTCACCGGCATCGTTCCCATCGTGGCCGCCGCCACGTCCGCGTTGCTGGGGACTGGCCGTCCGGGGGTGGTGGAGCTCGTCGGCGCGGTGTTGGTAGGTGCCGGTGTGGTGGCGGGTCTCCGGGCCAAGCCGCGGGCCTCGAGAGAGGCGCCGGCGCATGTGTGTTGCGAAGGGCTCCCGCAAGCGGAGTGA